CGCGAACATGATCCTGGTTTCGATCCTGACCTCGGTGCTGTTCCTCGGCGGCTGGCTGTCTCCGGTCGGGTTCCTGCCGGATGGATTCCACTGGCTGGCGCTGAAGACCGCGAGCATTCTTTTCATCTTCCTGTGGGCGCGTGCGACGTTCCCGCGTTTCCGCTACGACCACATCATGCGGTTGGGCTGGAAGGTGTTCATTCCGGTCACCCTGGTCTGGGTGGTCGTGGTCGCGGTGTGGTTGATGTCGCCGCTGTCGATCTGGAAGTAAGAGGCTGAACATGGGTGCCAAGGATTACATCGGTAGTCTGTTCCTGAAGGAACTCGTGAAGGGCATGGCCCTGACGGGTCGCCATTTCTTCGCGCGCAAGATCACCGTTCAGTTCCCGGAAGAGAAGACGCCGCAGAGTGCGCGCTTTCGCGGACTGCATGCGCTGCGCCGCTATCCCAACGGCGAGGAGCGCTGCATCGCCTGCAAGCTGTGCGAAGCGATCTGTCCGGCGATGGCAATCACGATCGAGTCGGAGCAGCGTGAAGACGGTTCGCGCCGGACCAGCCGCTACGATATCGACCTGACCAAGTGCATCTTCTGTGGCTTCTGCGAGGAAGCCTGCCCGGTGGATGCGGTCGTTGAAACCCGCGTGTTCGAGTATCACGGTGAGCAGCGCGGCGATCTGTACTACACGAAGCAGATGCTGCTCGCAGTCGGCGACCGCCACGAGCAGCAGATCGCCGCCGACCGCGAACAAGAGGCGAAATTCCGCTAAAGGGGAGGGCGCCCGCTGGCGCCGTGGATACTGAACATGGAATTCAAGACGGCTGTCTTCTACTTTCTGGCCGCGATCCTGGTGTTTGCCGGATTGCGCGTCATCACCGCGCGCAACCCGGTACATGCGGCGTTGTTCCTGGTGTTGTCCTTCTTCACGGCGGGCGGCATCTGGCTGCTGCTGCAGGCGGAGTTTCTCGCGATCACGCTGGTGATGGTGTATGTCGGCGCGGTCATGGTGCTGTTCCTGTTCGTGGTCATGATGCTCGACATCAACCTCGACCGCATCCGCCAGGGCTTCTGGAATTACCTCCCGGTCGGCGCATTGATCGGCATCCTGATGGTGGTCGAGATGGCGATGGTCCTGGGTGGCCGCTACTTCGACCTCGACTCGATGCCGGCACCCCCGGCCGCTGCGGCTGACTACAGCAACACCGCTGAACTCGGCCGGGTGCTCTACACCGATTACGTCTACCCGTTCGAACTGGCTTCGCTGGTGCTGGTGGTCGCGATGGTGGCAGCGGTTTCGCTGACGCTGCGCAAGCGTAAAGGCAATAAGTATGTCCAGCCGTCGGACCAGGTTGCGGTGAAGCGCGAAGGTCGGGTCGAACTGGTGAAGATGCCGGCCGAGACGGAATAACACGCGCGAACAAGAAACGCACCGGACGTTGGACCGGTGCGATCAGGGAGTCACAGATGCTTTCGCTTTCCCACTATCTCATCCTGGGCGCGGTCCTGTTCGCGATCAGCGTGGTCGGGATCTTCCTCAACCGGAAGAACCTGATCGTATTGCTGATGGCCATCGAGCTGATGCTGCTTGCGGTGAATCTGAACTTCATCGCGTTCTCGCACTATCTCGGCGATATCGCCGGACAGGTTTTCGTTTTCTTCATCCTGACCGTGGCGGCCGCCGAATCTGCGATCGGCCTCGCCATCCTGGTGGTGATGTTCCGCAATCTGCGGACCATCCATGTGGATGATCTGGACAGCCTCAAGGGTTAAGGAAGCGTCACGATGTCGGACATGCAGAAGCTCTATCTCCTCGTGCCGCTGGCCCCGCTGGCCGGCGCCATTCTGGCGGGCCTCTTCGGCAAGCTCATCGGTCGCACGGGTGCGCACGTCGCCACCATCCTGGGCGTCGCCGTGGCGTTTGCGGCCTCGGTCCTGGTCTTCCAGGACGTGCAGGCAGGAAACACCTTCAACGGCACGATCTACACCTGGATGAACGCCGGCGGGGTCAATTTCGAGGTCGGCTTCCAGATCGACGCGCTCACCGTGATGATGATGCTGGTGGTGACCTTTGTGTCGCTGATGGTGCACATCTACACGATCGGCTACATGCATGACGACCCGGGATACCAGCGCTTCTTCAGCTACATCTCGCTGTTTACCTTCTCGATGCTGATGCTGGTGATGTCCAACAACTTCCTCCAGCTGTTCTTCGGCTGGGAAGCTGTGGGCCTCGTCTCCTACCTGCTGATCGGCTTCTGGTATGACCGGCCGACCGCGATCTATGCCAACCTCAAGGCGTTCCTGGTCAACCGCGTCGGCGACTTCGGTTTCCTGCTCGGTATCGGTCTCATCGTGGCCTACACCGGCAGCCTCAACTACCAGGAAGTGTTCGCCAAGGCGCAGGAACTGTCGGCGATGGACATGGCGGTGACCGGCTGGCCGCTGCTGACCGCGATCTGCATCTGCCTCTTCATTGGCGCAATGGGCAAGTCGGCCCAGGTGCCGCTACACGTCTGGCTGCCCGATTCCATGGAAGGCCCGACCCCGATCTCGGCGCTGATCCACGCGGCGACCATGGTGACCGCGGGCATCTTCATGGTGGCGCGCATGTCGCCGCTGTTCGAACTCTCCGACGTCGCGCTCTCCTTCGTGCTGGTGATCGGCGCCACCACCGCGCTGTTCATGGGCTTCCTCGGCATCGTGCAGAACGACATCAAGCGCGTCGTGGCCTACTCGACGCTGTCGCAGCTCGGCTACATGACCGTTGCGCTGGGTGTCTCCGCCTACTCGGCCGCGGTGTTCCACCTGATGACCCACGCGTTCTTCAAGGCGCTGCTGTTCCTCGGTGCCGGCTCGGTGATCATCGGCATGCATCACGACCAGGACATGCGCAACATGGGCGGCCTGTGGAAGTACATGCCGATCACCTGGTTTACCTCGCTGCTCGGCTCGCTGGCGCTGA
Above is a window of Azoarcus olearius DNA encoding:
- the nuoI gene encoding NADH-quinone oxidoreductase subunit NuoI, which codes for MGAKDYIGSLFLKELVKGMALTGRHFFARKITVQFPEEKTPQSARFRGLHALRRYPNGEERCIACKLCEAICPAMAITIESEQREDGSRRTSRYDIDLTKCIFCGFCEEACPVDAVVETRVFEYHGEQRGDLYYTKQMLLAVGDRHEQQIAADREQEAKFR
- a CDS encoding NADH-quinone oxidoreductase subunit J; the encoded protein is MEFKTAVFYFLAAILVFAGLRVITARNPVHAALFLVLSFFTAGGIWLLLQAEFLAITLVMVYVGAVMVLFLFVVMMLDINLDRIRQGFWNYLPVGALIGILMVVEMAMVLGGRYFDLDSMPAPPAAAADYSNTAELGRVLYTDYVYPFELASLVLVVAMVAAVSLTLRKRKGNKYVQPSDQVAVKREGRVELVKMPAETE
- the nuoK gene encoding NADH-quinone oxidoreductase subunit NuoK, giving the protein MLSLSHYLILGAVLFAISVVGIFLNRKNLIVLLMAIELMLLAVNLNFIAFSHYLGDIAGQVFVFFILTVAAAESAIGLAILVVMFRNLRTIHVDDLDSLKG
- the nuoL gene encoding NADH-quinone oxidoreductase subunit L, which translates into the protein MSDMQKLYLLVPLAPLAGAILAGLFGKLIGRTGAHVATILGVAVAFAASVLVFQDVQAGNTFNGTIYTWMNAGGVNFEVGFQIDALTVMMMLVVTFVSLMVHIYTIGYMHDDPGYQRFFSYISLFTFSMLMLVMSNNFLQLFFGWEAVGLVSYLLIGFWYDRPTAIYANLKAFLVNRVGDFGFLLGIGLIVAYTGSLNYQEVFAKAQELSAMDMAVTGWPLLTAICICLFIGAMGKSAQVPLHVWLPDSMEGPTPISALIHAATMVTAGIFMVARMSPLFELSDVALSFVLVIGATTALFMGFLGIVQNDIKRVVAYSTLSQLGYMTVALGVSAYSAAVFHLMTHAFFKALLFLGAGSVIIGMHHDQDMRNMGGLWKYMPITWFTSLLGSLALIGFPFFSGFYSKDSIIEAVHASTIPGSGYALFCVMAGVFVTAFYSFRMYFLVFHGKERFGHNDHAHHDHHGDHDDEEPSADHHHGLAPGQKPHESPWVVTLPLVLLAIPSVLIGFFTIQPMLFGDWFKGVIFVGENHVGIKELAEHFHGSVAMAVHGLQTAPFWLAMGGVAVAWFFYMVKPGIPAAIQRTFSPLHTLLENKYYFDRFNEIFFAGGARLLGKGLWKGGDQALIDGVAINGTAKLVGWVAQISRLFQTGHLYQYAFTMIIGVFVLLTFWFNRA